The Oscillospiraceae bacterium genome contains the following window.
AACTGCCGTCATTGATGATGCAGGCCGCCGCGACCATTCTGGGAAAGTTGGCTTTATTGCGATAACTTTGCCATGCGCAATCAAAGCCGAGCAGTTCATCCTGCGGCAATTTGATGAGTTCCGTGTAAAGGAACTGTTTCACGGCCGCTTCATCCTGCATATCCGCTTTGGCGCGGACTCGGTCAATGATCGACCAGAATTTTTCCCATGTCATAGCCGGATTCACCAGATAAACAGCGGCGTGTGGGCGTACAGCAGTCGGGTCAGCGCGTCATCCACGGCATCAGTGTAGCCGCCCTCTGCCAAGCGTTGGGTGCGCAGTTGGTTGAGGGCTGCTTTTGCCAGCCGATACTCTGCCGCCGTCAGCGTCAGTTTGCCGCCTGCAGGCAAATCGTTCACCCGCAGGATGAGCCGTCCGGTCACCTCGGTGCTGCCGCCGTTGGCACGCTGGCCGTAGTAGACATCGCCCAGCGCCCGGAGCAGGATGCTTTTGTTGGCACGGTCAAGTTTAACTTTACGTTCTGTCATTGTTTTTCACCATCCTTTGCTCACAGCATATCATAGAACTGCCGCAATAGCTATCCGTCATTTGAAAACAAACGGAAAACAATCAGCCGCGTTCCTGCTGGCGGGAAGGCTTCTTTGCAGGCGGCACGGCAACAGCGTATTCTGCGGCGGGCAGTTCGCGGGTCTGTACAGCCAGCGTGCGACTCAGACTGCGCAGCAGCCCACCACCAACGGTGTTCACATCCGACAGAAAGCCCCGCTGCTGTTCTTTGCCCAGATTGCCATACAAGGCAACCACGCGGTCAAAGTTGAAAGCGGTGGTGTCAAGCCCATACCGATGCGCGACCATGTAGGCGGCACAGTAACTCGGCGCAGCGTAGGCTTGGCGGTTGTAGGTGTAATCCTTGTGAAAATCTGCCTGTGCGCATTCCCGGACGATGGCGCACAGCGTCGTGCCTGCATCCATGCCGTTGCGGACATAAATCGTGCGGTTCTTGGGAACATACTGCGCTTGGATGCCGTCCGGCAGACTGTCCGAGATCTGAATCGGCACTGGGCTGCTCTCAATGGTCGCGGCGATCAGTTCATCCACTTGGTATTCGGCGGGCGGCGGTATCGGTCTGCCGCGCGTCTGTGTAATGTCGAACACCTTGCCGATATTATACCCGGAAGCCTTTCGGCCGTTATTCTCGTACACCTGCCCCACAATGGCCGTGTAACCTTCCTCTCCGGTACGGATATGCCTTCCGGCATCCTTCCATTGCTGGAATGTGCGGGCGTCCGTGATGTCGGCGTTCTGCCCGGACAGCAGAAGCTGGTTCGGCAGCGAGTTGCGGCATTGCGACATAAAGTCGAGAAATCCCTGCAAGGTCGAGGCATCTGCCAGCACCTCACCCATGCGGGCATCCACCTGCACCCAAACCGCTTCACGCTCGGTTTTCTTCATAGCAGCGTATTCTTCCTTAGAATACTGCGGTTCTGACGGCGCTACGTTGTTGAGATAATTATTCAGGTCCATTTACAGTGTTTTCTCCTTTCGCTTGATTTTTACCGGCATCCTAGGCATACGGTTTTTCGGCGGTTCAACTTTGCGGCGCAGGTAAGCTGTGATGTCGCTTAATTCCATGCGCACGCTGGGGCGCTCACCCTTGGCCCGAAGCTGATCGGCGCGCGGCGACGGCGAGTTTGCAAAAGATTTGCTGCTGTCGGAGAAAGGCTCGGACGGACTGGCGTTCTCCGAGCCCTGCGGAAAACCCATGTTGAACTGTTCCTCGTCTGCGCCGACCTCAAAATCTACCGCACCGTCCTCGGTCTGGACGCGCTCGGTTTCCGGAGCGGTTTCACCACGCTCCTGCTGCACAGTGTCGATAAGTTCTGCCGTGCCGGTGTCCACAATAGCCAGTTGCAGCTTATCGATGATGCGGTTGGCTTTGGAGGCATCATCCTGTAAAATGGCGATCTCAATGTGGTCGGGGTCCATCTTGTCACGGATGGGGCAAAACAGCAGACCATGCGCCTTGGCGGCGCGAGCAAAATCGTGCATACGGTCTTTGTCTACCGTGAAAAATTTCAGCGGCTTCTGCTCTTTCAGCAAGCGGATTAGGTGCGTTTTGCCGTGGGTCTTTTTGCTGTCGTGCAGCACTGCCTGTGCGAAAATAAAGAAGTTTTTCGCAGCGGTGCCGGAGATGCGCAGGGCAAACTCTGCACCCTCCAGCGAGTAGCGGACGACCTGGTCTGCGGGTTCAGAGCCGTAATTCATCTGGCATCACCGGCCTTTTCTTTGGGCGAGGGCAAGCGGCTGAACGAGTCCACGCCGGGGATGAGGGCAAGATTGCGCCCGCAGTCCCAATTCATGTGGATTTGTCCGGCATCATCGATGAAATCAACGGTTCCCATAGAGCCTGGCGGAACGGCCATCTCATCTTCCATACAGCTGAGTTGCAGCCGCGTGCCGGGCGGGTACTTGCGGCGCAGGTGTTCGATGTAGTCTTTGTTGGGGTATTTCATAGGCATCCTTCCTTTCAAGATTATAGTGTCAAATCAATGTTAGGGCGGCGGTCACGCTCGTGTTCCTGTTCGCGCTGTTGTTGTTCGGCGCGGTCACGGCGGGCTTCGGTGAGGTGTTGCTGCACTTCTAGGGAGTGTTCTGCGATTTTGCGGCAGAGCCGTTCCTCTTGGCGAAGCTGTTTTAGGGCGGTGTTGACCGATTCATGCTGCGATTGTACTTCATCGGTTTTGGGCAGTTGCTTACGCTTTGTCAGCAACTGCCTAATTTCTGTTTGCAGGGCTTGTCGGTGAGTTTCCAGCTGTGTCAGCGTATCAATATTGTTTCTGGACAGGAACTCCATCTGTCGGATGCGCTGGTCTAACTTGTAGGCATCCTGCCGCACGGCATAGCTGGGGCGGCGCGGCTTGCGAGGGAGTGC
Protein-coding sequences here:
- a CDS encoding DUF4314 domain-containing protein, coding for MKYPNKDYIEHLRRKYPPGTRLQLSCMEDEMAVPPGSMGTVDFIDDAGQIHMNWDCGRNLALIPGVDSFSRLPSPKEKAGDAR
- a CDS encoding PcfB family protein produces the protein MNYGSEPADQVVRYSLEGAEFALRISGTAAKNFFIFAQAVLHDSKKTHGKTHLIRLLKEQKPLKFFTVDKDRMHDFARAAKAHGLLFCPIRDKMDPDHIEIAILQDDASKANRIIDKLQLAIVDTGTAELIDTVQQERGETAPETERVQTEDGAVDFEVGADEEQFNMGFPQGSENASPSEPFSDSSKSFANSPSPRADQLRAKGERPSVRMELSDITAYLRRKVEPPKNRMPRMPVKIKRKEKTL